A stretch of the Clostridiales bacterium genome encodes the following:
- the mtnN gene encoding 5'-methylthioadenosine/S-adenosylhomocysteine nucleosidase, whose product MKIGLLIAVDRELEAFLQSGEERTEEIAAGRTIYKTRMEGHDIYAVRSGCGEIDAAAATMLLIVHCGCELVMNFGVTGALEADLKVEDLFVAEKVCHYDFDISAFENVKPGQYEEYPDEFIPLDAELVQLVTERIPGIRKIAVASADKFVEDKAEKLRLRNTGCGICEMELAAIARTCERSGVKCLSIKCISDTFDGNGEDFNTNVRRSAEKAFRVIREVLKML is encoded by the coding sequence ATGAAAATCGGACTGCTGATTGCGGTGGACCGGGAACTGGAAGCTTTCCTGCAGAGCGGGGAAGAGCGGACGGAAGAAATTGCGGCGGGCAGAACCATATACAAAACCCGGATGGAAGGACATGACATCTACGCGGTCCGGTCCGGATGCGGGGAAATCGATGCGGCGGCTGCGACGATGCTGCTGATTGTCCACTGCGGATGTGAGCTGGTGATGAATTTCGGCGTGACCGGCGCGCTGGAAGCGGACCTGAAGGTGGAGGATCTCTTTGTAGCCGAAAAAGTCTGCCACTATGATTTCGACATCTCCGCGTTTGAAAACGTCAAACCGGGACAGTATGAGGAATACCCGGATGAATTCATCCCCCTGGACGCAGAACTTGTGCAGCTGGTAACTGAACGGATTCCGGGCATCCGGAAGATCGCGGTGGCCAGCGCCGACAAGTTCGTCGAGGACAAGGCGGAGAAGCTCCGCCTGCGGAATACGGGATGCGGTATCTGCGAAATGGAGCTTGCCGCGATTGCCCGTACCTGCGAGCGCAGCGGGGTGAAGTGCCTGAGCATCAAATGCATCAGCGATACGTTTGATGGAAACGGAGAGGACTTCAATACCAATGTAAGGCGCAGCGCGGAAAAAGCATTCCGGGTCATCCGGGAAGTGCTGAAGATGCTGTGA
- a CDS encoding LacI family DNA-binding transcriptional regulator, producing the protein MVRLKDIAEVCGVSVATVSRALNGLTNENRERTAYILRTAKEMGYYPNVAARTLKTSRSNTIGVLYENVMTHEYFSSVLEALRRQADMRGYDLMMIGDWRGDKSGNYFEHVRRRNLDGVAVISADFDSSNVIRLVTSAIPSVIIDHFYEGCDCVSSDNRASMERIVRYAWGQGHRRIAMIHGEIGSVSRERLAGFYKVCAELGIRVKEGFVREGLFANPENCVELIHKMMQMEDRPTCILCPDDYSCLGAVLALESEGIHVPDDISLIGYDGINIGQLIQPKLATYRQNVQKIAEEAINMLMDAIENPDEHQFHQVTVEGTMIEGETVATI; encoded by the coding sequence ATGGTTCGATTAAAGGACATCGCGGAGGTATGCGGGGTCTCCGTTGCAACAGTTTCCCGCGCACTGAACGGCCTGACCAATGAAAACCGGGAACGGACCGCCTATATTCTCCGGACTGCCAAGGAAATGGGATACTATCCCAACGTTGCAGCCCGGACGCTGAAAACCAGCCGCAGCAACACGATCGGCGTCCTGTATGAAAACGTAATGACGCATGAATACTTCAGTTCCGTGCTGGAGGCGCTGCGCCGGCAGGCCGATATGCGGGGTTATGACCTGATGATGATCGGCGACTGGCGTGGCGACAAGAGCGGCAATTACTTTGAACACGTCCGCCGCCGGAACCTGGACGGCGTCGCGGTGATCTCCGCGGATTTTGATTCCTCCAACGTCATCCGCCTGGTCACCAGCGCGATTCCGTCGGTAATCATCGACCATTTCTATGAAGGCTGCGACTGCGTATCCAGCGACAACCGGGCGAGCATGGAACGGATTGTCCGCTACGCGTGGGGACAGGGACACCGCCGGATCGCCATGATCCACGGTGAAATCGGATCCGTAAGCCGGGAACGGCTGGCCGGTTTCTACAAGGTATGCGCGGAACTCGGTATCCGGGTGAAGGAAGGATTTGTCCGGGAAGGCCTGTTCGCCAATCCGGAAAACTGCGTGGAGCTCATTCACAAGATGATGCAGATGGAAGACCGTCCGACCTGCATTCTCTGCCCGGACGATTACAGCTGCCTGGGCGCCGTGCTGGCGCTGGAGAGCGAAGGAATCCACGTTCCGGACGATATCAGCCTGATCGGCTATGACGGTATCAATATCGGCCAGCTGATCCAGCCGAAGCTGGCAACCTACCGGCAGAACGTGCAGAAGATCGCGGAAGAGGCAATCAATATGCTGATGGACGCGATTGAGAACCCGGATGAACACCAGTTCCACCAGGTTACCGTGGAAGGAACGATGATCGAAGGCGAAACAGTGGCCACGATCTGA
- a CDS encoding elongation factor Ts → MAAITSAMVKELRERTSAGMMDCKKALVESDGDMEKAIEWLREKGLSQAAKKASRIAAEGVVAQYVNEEGTIGAIVEVNCETDFVAKTDNFIGFANNVAKHVALANPADVDALLAQAFVDDNSKTISDLISDATVAIGEKISVRRFSRYETTGVVSTYIHLGGKVGVMVEVSADEAGRKNDAVKTFAHDLALQIAAAKPEAVRREEVDTEKLEKEKEILRAQALNEGKPEKIVDRMVEGRIEKYYKEVCLLEQPFVKDGDKNIKGLMAEIAKEAGAALDIVRFTRFERGEGIEKRKDDLAAEIAAMQK, encoded by the coding sequence ATGGCAGCAATTACTTCCGCCATGGTTAAGGAACTGCGCGAGCGCACCAGCGCCGGCATGATGGACTGCAAGAAAGCGCTGGTCGAGAGCGACGGCGATATGGAAAAGGCCATCGAGTGGCTGCGTGAAAAGGGACTGAGCCAGGCCGCCAAGAAGGCCAGCCGCATTGCCGCTGAAGGCGTGGTTGCCCAGTATGTGAACGAAGAAGGCACCATCGGCGCGATCGTCGAGGTGAACTGTGAAACGGACTTCGTGGCCAAGACCGATAACTTCATCGGCTTCGCCAACAACGTCGCGAAGCATGTCGCGCTGGCGAACCCCGCCGACGTGGACGCCCTGCTGGCGCAGGCCTTCGTGGATGACAACAGCAAGACCATCTCCGACCTGATCAGCGACGCGACCGTCGCGATCGGCGAGAAGATCAGCGTCCGCCGTTTCAGCCGGTATGAGACCACCGGTGTGGTTTCCACCTACATCCACCTGGGCGGCAAGGTTGGCGTTATGGTTGAGGTTTCCGCTGATGAAGCCGGCCGCAAGAATGACGCTGTGAAGACCTTCGCGCATGACCTGGCGCTGCAGATCGCGGCTGCCAAGCCCGAAGCGGTCCGCCGTGAAGAAGTGGACACTGAGAAGCTTGAGAAGGAAAAGGAGATCCTGCGGGCGCAGGCGCTGAACGAAGGCAAGCCCGAGAAGATCGTCGACCGGATGGTCGAAGGCCGGATCGAGAAGTACTACAAGGAAGTCTGCCTGCTTGAGCAGCCCTTCGTCAAGGACGGCGACAAGAACATCAAGGGCCTGATGGCGGAGATCGCCAAGGAAGCCGGCGCCGCGCTGGACATCGTCCGCTTCACCCGCTTTGAACGGGGCGAAGGCATCGAGAAGCGCAAGGATGACCTGGCCGCTGAAATCGCCGCGATGCAGAAGTAA
- the rpsB gene encoding 30S ribosomal protein S2, with product MAVISMKQLLEAGVHFGHQTRRWNPKMAQYIFTERNGIYIIDLQKTVRKVDEAYAFVRDIAMEGKTILFVGTKKQAQESIESEAKRCNMFYVNNRWLGGMLTNFKTIRTRIERLNQIDKMEQNGQFDVLPKKEVIKLIHEREKLETNLGGIREMKKLPGALFVVDPRKEHIAVTEARILGIPIVGIVDTNCDPDEIDYVIPGNDDAIRAVKLIAGKMADAVLEGKQGEQNEAEEAEAPAEEAKAEEATEA from the coding sequence ATGGCAGTCATTTCCATGAAACAGCTCCTGGAAGCCGGCGTGCACTTTGGTCACCAGACCCGCCGGTGGAACCCGAAGATGGCGCAGTACATCTTCACCGAACGCAACGGCATCTACATCATCGACCTGCAGAAGACCGTCCGCAAGGTTGACGAAGCTTACGCGTTCGTCCGCGACATCGCGATGGAAGGCAAGACCATCCTGTTTGTCGGCACCAAGAAGCAGGCGCAGGAATCCATCGAGAGCGAAGCGAAGCGCTGCAACATGTTCTATGTCAACAACCGCTGGCTGGGCGGCATGCTGACCAACTTCAAGACCATCCGCACCCGGATCGAACGGCTGAACCAGATCGACAAGATGGAACAGAACGGCCAGTTCGACGTCCTGCCCAAGAAGGAAGTTATCAAGCTGATCCACGAGCGGGAAAAGCTGGAAACCAACCTGGGCGGTATCCGTGAGATGAAGAAGCTGCCCGGCGCCCTGTTCGTTGTGGACCCCCGCAAGGAGCACATCGCCGTGACCGAAGCCCGCATCCTGGGTATCCCGATCGTGGGTATCGTTGATACCAACTGCGATCCCGATGAAATCGACTACGTGATCCCCGGCAACGATGATGCCATCCGCGCCGTGAAACTGATTGCCGGCAAGATGGCGGACGCCGTCCTCGAAGGCAAGCAGGGTGAACAGAACGAAGCCGAAGAAGCCGAAGCTCCCGCTGAGGAAGCCAAGGCCGAAGAAGCCACCGAGGCTTAA